The nucleotide sequence CGTTTTTCTTGAAAGCGACTTGCCTGTATAGTCATAACTTGAAACATCACTCCAACCGCCAGGGCTAAGGTCGGGTTCTCTACCAGCATTTTCAGGTGGCTTTCCTTGAAATATGGTTTTACCTACCCTAAATAGGTTTTCACCTATGTCTTTCGCCTCGTAAGATGTTTCATAGGATGGAATCTCCGCTTTTTCCATAACATTTACAGAAAGACTGTCGCTTGTTCTTACGTTTGTTATTTGAACCCAGTCAATACCATCTAAACCTTCCTCAGAAGCACTCACTAGAATTTGAAAAACACGAGCAGCATCTATATTAGCTTGGTTTTCTAGATCAATAACACCTTTAGACCCTATATTTTTAGTTGATTTTATAATCCCATTTGAATTATTAAAAACCCTTATCTCTATAGGCATCGATAGATTTTCATTGCTTTTAATTTCATCAAAAAAGATATACCTCTTAAATCTACCCTCATTTAACCTATTGAATGGAACATTTAAAACTTGACTGCGAAATACCCTCGCAGAAGTTCTATCTCTATAATCTGCAACCATCCATAAGGGTTCATCAGGTACAGCTACATCGTTTTTAATATTTCGGACGATGTTAAAGGTTGGGAAATCATCACCAAAATAGAAATCATGCAACGTAACCCTAGCAGTATCTGTTGTGCCTAAAACCAATAGAATAAAATCAATTGATGTATTCTCGATGTTTAAGTACATCAATTTTTTGCCACCCCTGATGATGACGGTGGCTTGATCTATAACAGCCGCATTAGAGTCCCTAGTATTAAATTGAGACACTAAATCGTTTTCATTAACTATGATCGCACAATATTTTGCAGTAATATCTTGTAGTGTTCTGCCAAATCTAATTGTGGATTGCCTTCTTGAAACAAGGGCATCTAAAGGTTTAATATAATCTAACTGCCCAAATGTTTGCAGGGTAAAGTCATCTGGCAATCCGTAAGTCCGTACATCGAGTATTTTATTAACACAAGGCTCATCTTCATTGCTTGTGATGTTTACTTTTGTTTTATTCCAACTAGAACCAGTTTTTATGAATTTAACATCAAATCCTTTATCTGTATCTTCAGGATCATAGACCAAGTTTCCAGCATTTGGATAAGTTCCAGCTTGCAATGGTTGGTATGAACCGTCAAGTGTAGGGTTATCTGTTATTAGTAAAGTTCCTCTAAAGCCTGATACCGCCCCTGATATTGCAGCGTTTAGATCTTGAGCAGTTCCAACATATCCACCTGTTTCTAGTTTGTTTTCAAAATCTAAAGAAGTAAAACCCTTACGAGTATTCCAGTATTCAAATGAATAGAACTGATCTACTACGTAACGCAGTATGTTGATATTTGATTCTGCTGTGTCAACTCTCCAATAAATAAAATCATCGGTTTCAACTGCGTTCTGTAACGGAGTTTTACCTTCTGCTAATTCCAGAAAGATTACACTATCTACAAAATCCGCCTTGGTAGGTTTTTTTTGAACGAAATAACCTTGTTTCGGCAGGATTGTCTGTACAAGTTCGTAATCCTCAACTGGCGTATATCCAAAGGTAATCTGATCGGTTGTTACCTTTTTGACCTTTCCAAACGTAGGCGCTAGAACATCAAAAGGTAGTTTTACTAATTCATTTGTAGCGGGATCAATTCCTACTGCACTACCATTGGTAGGTCTACTGGTTACGGCTGTAAAATCGTTGGGTTCGCTAACGTTGGTTACTGCCCTTCTTAAATCGTCTAATTGTTCTTGAACTGTAGCCATAACTTAAATATACGTATTTAAACCCTAATTTATATTCATTCTAAATAACAAAATTAAGCAAATAGCTAGTATAAACCGCATATTTTTGTTATATGTTGGGCTTTATTGTTATAATATTTTTACTATTAGTATCTGGTTATCTTGGATATAAGATAGACGTGTTCTTTTTTGATCTGCTAACAGGCCATTCAAGAGAACCTAAACAGCCCGATGTGCATATCCATTACCATCAATCAACTTACCACCAATCCGTTACTATTGACAAAACTACCGTTAGAAACGACAAATCTACCGACTGGGAAAGGATCGACAACTAACTGACTAACGCTGTAATCACCCAATCTATAAGCCCTATCATATTGCCTTTGCAAGGTCGCTTTAAAGGTGTAGCGGTTTGATGTACCCAACCTTTCGCTTTCGTAGTCTCCTACCTTTTTGTATTGTACTCCATCGATAAACACCACGTCGTTAAGTAACACCTCTATTAATTGACGTTTAATATTACTGGCTACATAACCGAAATCAAACTCGTAGATCTCCAGCTTTTCATCATCAATGGAAACCAGCCTATCATCCGCTTGGTATTGCTCGCTGTCCGTTGTGGTAACGTCCTTAGCTGGACTATCATATTCCACACGTATAGAACCAAAGAAGCCTTTGCTAAAGATCAATCCCTTGACACCATCCGACCAATATTTGATTAGGTGGTGGTTATAAAGATCATCTTTAACCTCTATAAATTCACTTCGGTATTCTCCTACTGGATCATTGCCTAAATAACCGTAGGTAATAACAGCCTGATAGATCCCTAAATCCTGATCTAGGTTTATGGGAAACTCGTAAACGTTATAGGGCTGTTCGTTATAATATGCCGACACTATAACTGGCTCATTGTTTACGGCTGTCTGTGGTCTGTCTCCAGTAATTACCTCGCTACGGTCAAACTCATCATTGAACTCAATAGCTACTATCTGTTGGAACAATGTACCTACTTTAATAAACTTTCCAATCTCATAGAAAGCTGGCAAAGATCCAGCAAGGGAATGACCCTCATCTACCTTTATTTGCCCAAACTCATCATAGGTGTTTCCAGTTGTAAAGTAGATCCTTAATACTCCATCCTCATCGGTGTAGCTTATGGCATCCCTTGAATCAAATGCGTTAATATTCTTTATGGCAAGTTCTGGCGTAACGCTTAAAACCTCGTTACCATCGCAATCGTTTAGCACTAGGTTAAGGTTGTTGTAACTCGTGTGGACCTGCAAAGTAGGTCTATCAGTATTTAGAAATGGCTGCAAATAATTTCCTGCTATGTCGTTCTTTTCAAAGCTGCTGATTAGATCACCTACTCCGTAGTTCTCACCTATCGCGTTTACTTTTTGCCTAACCATAGGGATAGGGTTCCCGACTGGATAATGGAAGTATGGCGTTGCGCTGGCCTCTCCAATATCCATTTGTTCAATGGTGTAGTTTACTGTTTTAATACAGTTGAATGAATCCTTTATGTAGACTGTAAAAGTACCAGGAAGCAGTCCATCAAATACACCGCTGGATCTATACTCCACTCCATCCAATGAGTAGGTTATATTATTTGAAGTAACCTCATTAAGATTCTCCACGCTCAAGATATAGCCAGTTGGTACGGCTGTGGATGTGATCGCAAAGTCTGATATAAGTATGGGTGCTGGCGCTCTATAACCATCAAATGTAAAACCACCTATTTCACCCTCGCGTAAACCTATGGAGAAGTCGATGCCTCTAGTAACTTCAAACTCGACTACATCGCTGTTAACATCGTTTATCACGACTGGAGCGGTAAGATCCTTAAAGGTCTTTGTTGCCGTAACCCTAACCAAGACATTATCACAAGGATTTGTAGTTGCTGGCAAATATTCAACGTCTGCAACCTTTAAAAGTATGACGCTAGAGACTTGTGTAATTACAAAAGAAGCTGTTCCAGTTGGTTGCTCATCATCTGCCTGCCCTTCAGATACATTATCAAATACACCATCTTCTGCGGTCGTTATAGATACTCCATTCTCAATCCTTTCAATACTAAAAGAACCGCTAGCGTTTAGGTCGACCCTTAATGCTTGGAAATAGTTATCAATTGTTGCATCCAAGGTGTCTGCTATGGTAACTTGACCAGATTGCACCCTTTGGGTCACGAACTTTGACAATCCGCTAAGACCTAGATAAAACCCATTACCAAACAACCTAATAAAGTAGTTTTCATTGGGTGTTGCGTCAAACGTTATTTCTATTTTAGATGCCATAATTTGCCTTGATTAACTTGATTTGTCCTTCTTTTGATGGTTGGTATTCCAATAGGAAACCGTAATTGATATTACCGTTCCTATCGGTGTATTTTAATGAGTAGTAGTAATGCGGTATGCCGTCCGTGGACTTCATCAGATACCTTAGCTGTTCCTCGCTGAACCTATAAACGAACGTAGCCTCATATGGCTGGAATAACGGTTTTAATAGGTCGCTGTTTAGAATATCACCGCGCTCCAGTCTTGGGTCGATCTCCACCGCTCCAACGTCCTTTAATTGTGTTTCCAGTTGACTGTTTCCTACGGCATTTACAAACAATGTCTTTCGGTCTGGGTATTGTGATAGGCAAGTAAGACGGTTACTGTATCGATACAAGGTGTTTACTGGTGATAACCTCAAATTAAAGGCTGTTTCTGGGCTGTATATTCCAGTAGGTAGCACTTTAAAATCCTTATCCCAATTGCGGTTTATGTAACTGCTTGATTGCTGGTAGCAGTCTATGAAGAAATTATCCTTATCATAGGGTGTATCTTCGGTTGGGAAATCCTCTCTAGGCTTTCTACGTGTGAGTTCTATTGCTAGATTGTCTGCTCTTATCTCGCTAACAAGATCCAGTTCACCATCCACGCTCTTGAAATTGTGCTTGAAGTTGGAAATAGTATTGTGTTCATCCAATCCCTGCTGTTCTTCATATTCTCCAGCCTCTTTATAACCAATCGTTACCTTTTCGTTTAGGTCTGTTGGTATTTCCTCAACGTCTCCTACATAACCCAAATCAATAAGGGATCTACGTCTAAAGAACTCATCAAACTCTCTAAATACGATCTTTTCAACGCCGCCCACGAGTTCAATACCGTAATCTATGTTAAGTATCTTTTGGGATGATTCTATCAAGTTTTTCCAGCTTAACTCCATACTATCTGGAAAGCCTCTCAACTTCTTACCCGATGTAATGAGTAGATCTTTGAATGGTCCGTTAAGTAGTGTTTCCGATTGTACCACATTGCGCCCGAAAGTGATCAGGCTAAGTCTTTTTGCGGCATCCAGTACGGTTAGTCCTTCGTAGGTAGTTGATGGATAGGCATTATCTTCTTCACTTTCTATTGATATATTGGTATGAGTAATACTAAATTCATTACTTGGTAGAGCCTGACCATTAACAAAGAATCTAAAACTGAAAAATACTATTTCATCTTCCTCAACTACTAAATTATAATCCGTGTCTAGGTCTAGGCTAAACTCATTTAGACCGCTTGGCAATCCTGGATAATCAAATCGTTGTACCGTTGCCACTCTTTGAAATACGCTAGGGTTATCTGCATCAATGTATTTATAGACCAAAAACTGAACTATAAAACTAGAGTTGGCACCATTTAAAACAGAAATATTAAAACTGTAATCTGCAACCGCTTTTATTTTTAGTTTGAGTTCCTTACGAGTAAAACTACGAGACATATACGCCTTACTTCCATCAATTGGTGGTGTATCACCGCCAGTATTGAAACCGTTGGACAAATTGAATACACCGTTTATATCAAAGTCTCCACTATATACCTTGTTTAGGCTTGGGATGTAGTTTAATACTGCATTTGAAGATCCAACCTGAAAAGCGTTTACAGTCTCTTTATTCTCCAGCAATGAAGTAACGAGTAGCTGTCTGCCATTTAAAAACCCATTGCGGTAATTTAGAGGTGGCAATACCTTACCATCTATACTATCCAACCGTTCCAACTCATAGCTATCGTTAAAGGATGCCTTAAGGTCTAATTCTAAACCGCCTTTCTCTAGATTGACTTGATATGAGTTGAACTTCTTAACTCTTTTTGATAGGTCTATTTGTCCTGAATACTCAATCTCGTATCTATCATGCTTGTTTAAGAAGTATTTCGTGCAAAGTATTACCGCATCAAAGCCTTCAATGCTTTCCGCTTGTCTTATGTATTCATAACCATCACCATAGAAAGTCAGTTTTTCTGCAAAGTCAAATACAATACCTACCTTTTTGGATATTTTGCGCGTCTTATCATCCCAACCTACTGGATTGGTTTTTAATTCCAAGGCTGGCTGCGTTTTGCTTTGAAGTACGAACTTTACCCTTTTCTTATCCATCCAGTTTTTCTTTTGATGTAATCGTCAATACTTCCGTTTTGAACATTAATAGTTGGGTTGAGCCTTACGCTTTTAAATCCTGATTTTATCCCTTGTTTGATCTCGTTACGTATTCCAGCTGTGCTGATTTTGTTTGATTTACTCGCTCCAGATAGCATAATACCGTTTTGGTTCAAAGTGCTTTTTAGATAGTCCATATCGCCTTGTCTTAAAGCATCATTAAAAGCCTGCTCACTAGGATAGATAACATCATCCTTTGCAACGTGTCCTATGATGTTTCTACCTTTCAAACGCTCTACAGAACCATCCGCGCTAACACGTACTTCATCTCGGCCACCGTCATTTAATAATGCGATACCTTCGTAGTTATCGGATTTCTTTTTACCAGTCTTATAGCGTGGTATTGGAGTTGCTAATACCGTAGCGGCTTGGGCTGCTCCTAGTGCAATAATTGCAGGAATCAATAGAGGTGCTGCCAGTCCAGCTTGTGCCGTAACCTTAGATACTGCCAAAGCGGTATTAATAGCGATTTCAGCAAGTGCAACCGTCTTGTTAAATATGGCTTGCTTGCGTTGTTCCCCTCTTTTTTTCTTCTCTAGCTGTCTGTTCTTTGCCTCGCGTTCAGCTTCCAGTTGATCGCGCTGTTCCGTGCTTAGGCGCTCGTTATCTAATAGCCTAGCATAGTAGTCATTATTGCGCTGTATATCGTCCTCAATGCGCTGCTGTCTATTATCAAATATGGCATTGGTAGTATTGATTAACTCCCTACCTATTTGTTCTGATAGATCCGCTATCTGCTCGTTTGCAGCCTTGAATTGATCCGCCATAGTTTGAGCGAACGCACCAAAGCCGCCTTGACCACCACCGTCTAGGAATCGCTGGTAAGCCTCTTGCATTTCTTCAAATGATGTTTTGAATGTATTGGCTAATGACTGTAGAGCATCTTCTACCGGTACGTTGTCAATGATTTCTTCAAGGCCTTGTTCTTCCATCACGTCATTAACATCGACTACCATAGTCTTAAGACGTTCCAGCCTTTCACGGTCTATCTCTACAAGTTCCTGCTCGTATTTCAAACGCGCCAACCTTTGACCGTCTAAACTGTCTTTATTGGCTTTTAGTTCCTCATCCAGTCTAAGTTGTGCCAATTCTATCTTAGCTTCCTCAAAGCGTTCTAGCGATGCAAGTCTTGAAATGTAGGTTAGTTCCTCATCTTGGAAAATAGCATCGTTAAGTTCTATCTCCTGCTCAAGTAAGAACTCTTTAAGAGCCATACTATCCTTCATGCGCTTCGCTGCTAGATTGTTTGTTGAACCACCACCAGAACCGCCGCCAGTATCTCCATCTCCAGTATCTAAATCCGTATTTACTTCATCTGTCTTGTTTAGTATCTCATCATAAAACTCAACTTGACCGCGTAATGATGCGGCTTGTGATTCAATCAAATACTTTTCTGCTTCGAGTTGTTTTTTTCTTTTCTCATAGGTACGGTCAGTCATTTTTGTGCTGTACCATGTGTTTTTGGAAAACTCCTCGTCAAGTTTCGCCAACTCTTGATTGATTACCGTTACACCTTTACTGCTATCTACTAAAAACTGATCTAATTCGCGCTTTCTTTTATCTCTTTGTTGTTTGGCAAATTCCTCATCAGTTACCCTTTTGTTTAATCTACTATCAAATACTTTTTGGTTCTTAAGATCCTCATCCGTGTATTCGGTTTTGGTCTGCTGGTTTGTAAATTCATCTTCAGCGCTTTGGCGACCTCTTTGATTTGAATTAAGGAGCCTATCATCTCGAGTCTCATTAAGTTTATCAAACATCTTTAACAACCTTGTTGCTCCTTCAATAGCTGTTTTAAAGAAATCAGAAACAGGACCCGTACCGTTATCAATATTTAATATCAATGCTTCCCATGTAGCATCCAATATTTTCAGCTTATTCTCTAAACTCTCTAATTGTTGGTCAGTTAAGTCTTTTAACGCTCCAGAATTATTGCGTATAGCCTCGGCATTAGTGTCAATTATATCGGTATTATTTGCAAGAACGACACCTAAACTAGCCGCTTGCGCGCCCATCAATTGATAAGCGACCTTTAGCGTTTGGATTTCCGTATCACCTCTCGCTGTACTGGCATTTATCTCATCTAATGCTTGGTTTAGAGTTTTTCCAGTCTTTGCCAGTTTTTGTTGAGCAGTACCCAATAATCTACCAGCACGTTCCGCTTTTACACCGTTATCTGACAGAATACCTATCAAACTACCAGTATAGGCTAGATCCTTATTCAATACTCTGGAAATAGGCGCTAGGTACTGAAATGAATCGCGCATCCTTTGGAAGTCTAGCGATGTTGACGTTCTAATAGTGGCAATTACATCAGCATACTTAGCCGCCTCATCCGTGGATGCTCCAAAAGTATTTAGCATCTGCACCAGAAATTCAGCAGCCTCACCGCTTGTAGTTTCCAAACCTATTGCAAGGTCATTGACTGGCTTTAAAAGGTCTTTGATTTCTTCTTTGGTCTTACCCAACGTTACAAGGTTTTCCGCTAATTTCGCCACCTCGTTACTGGTCTTGATACTAGCACCAGACACCTTTATTATTTCGCGCTCTAGATCGCTTATATCCTTTCGAGTTACCCGCATTACACCCGCAATATTTTGCATGGCGTTATCAAACTGCTTAACCCTTTGGAATGAATCGCGTACTGCGTTACTGAATAAGTATATACCACCTACAA is from Nonlabens sp. YIK11 and encodes:
- a CDS encoding phage tail tape measure protein yields the protein MSNNSIDTVIDKQAFDQLTRLKEEVRGLTSEFIKMYEASQKLRNKPFLSPSGGAPAARKQLSEMEKMQRALNTTIEKTSLAETELARKYAASREQLRQKNLENKRAAILANEETGAYKRLSTTLNKLRAEYKDVAAAEGIMSKEAIRLRKQVTTLDQSLKKIDASAGQFGRSVANYPTAFRGAASALRNLVGAFGFVGGIYLFSNAVRDSFQRVKQFDNAMQNIAGVMRVTRKDISDLEREIIKVSGASIKTSNEVAKLAENLVTLGKTKEEIKDLLKPVNDLAIGLETTSGEAAEFLVQMLNTFGASTDEAAKYADVIATIRTSTSLDFQRMRDSFQYLAPISRVLNKDLAYTGSLIGILSDNGVKAERAGRLLGTAQQKLAKTGKTLNQALDEINASTARGDTEIQTLKVAYQLMGAQAASLGVVLANNTDIIDTNAEAIRNNSGALKDLTDQQLESLENKLKILDATWEALILNIDNGTGPVSDFFKTAIEGATRLLKMFDKLNETRDDRLLNSNQRGRQSAEDEFTNQQTKTEYTDEDLKNQKVFDSRLNKRVTDEEFAKQQRDKRKRELDQFLVDSSKGVTVINQELAKLDEEFSKNTWYSTKMTDRTYEKRKKQLEAEKYLIESQAASLRGQVEFYDEILNKTDEVNTDLDTGDGDTGGGSGGGSTNNLAAKRMKDSMALKEFLLEQEIELNDAIFQDEELTYISRLASLERFEEAKIELAQLRLDEELKANKDSLDGQRLARLKYEQELVEIDRERLERLKTMVVDVNDVMEEQGLEEIIDNVPVEDALQSLANTFKTSFEEMQEAYQRFLDGGGQGGFGAFAQTMADQFKAANEQIADLSEQIGRELINTTNAIFDNRQQRIEDDIQRNNDYYARLLDNERLSTEQRDQLEAEREAKNRQLEKKKRGEQRKQAIFNKTVALAEIAINTALAVSKVTAQAGLAAPLLIPAIIALGAAQAATVLATPIPRYKTGKKKSDNYEGIALLNDGGRDEVRVSADGSVERLKGRNIIGHVAKDDVIYPSEQAFNDALRQGDMDYLKSTLNQNGIMLSGASKSNKISTAGIRNEIKQGIKSGFKSVRLNPTINVQNGSIDDYIKRKTGWIRKG